The Candidatus Liberibacter solanacearum CLso-ZC1 genomic interval GATTTAAAATTATCCCATAAATGAATACATCCCATATAAGAATCTGCCAACAGACTAATAATCGATTCTTATAACCAGAAGCAAGGATTCTACTATGTTTTCTTTATTATAACTCCGTACCTTTTGAGTATCAGATTATCACTCACTTTTCAATTACAACTTCTATACTACGACAGTCCATTCAACCGTCATAGCCTAATCAATTAAAAGCTGTGGCATTGTATTGACTCACGCAATCTGTAGGTGTTAGTTGTAGTACACACTATCGTATCTGGAGAGGTAAAACATGAGTATCAAAAAACTAGGATTAGTCTCTACGATAGCAGTGTTGTCAGTAACCATTTCCCTAGGTGGCTGTGATAATACGAAACCTAAAGCAGCAGAATCGGCAGCTAAAGTAGCTGAAGTAGCTAAAGCAGCAGCTGATAAAAAAGCAGCTGACGAAGCTGAAGAAGCAAGAGTAAAAGCTGAAGAAGCAAGAGTAAGCCGAAGAAGCAAGATTAAAAGCTGAAGAAGCAAGATTAAAAGCTGAAGAGGCAAGATTAAAAGCTGAAGAGACAAGATTAAAAGCTGAAGAAGCAAGATTAAAAGAAGAAGCAAGATTAAAAGCTGAAGAAGCAAGAGTAGCTGAAGAGGCAAGATTAAAAGCTGAAGAAGCAAGATTAAAAGCTGAAGAAGCAAGATTAAAAGAAGAAGCAAGATTAAAAGCTGAAGAAAAAGTTAGAAAAGAAGCAGAAAAATATAAAGCTGAAATAGAAGAGCTAGAAGCTGAACGTAATAAATATACAGCTGGAATAAAAGAAATAGAAGTTGAACGTAATAAACTTAAAGCTGAAAAATTAGCGTTGGCAAAAA includes:
- a CDS encoding small effector proten yields the protein MSIKKLGLVSTIAVLSVTISLGGCDNTKPKAAESAAKVAEVAKAAADKKAADEAEEARVKAEEARVSRRSKIKS